In one Dermatophilaceae bacterium Sec6.4 genomic region, the following are encoded:
- a CDS encoding IS3 family transposase (programmed frameshift): MPKPYPREFRDDVVAVARKGDAPLNQIAKDFGISDSCLANWMKQADVEDGNRPGVTEKQSVEVRELKKRNRLLEQENEVLRRAAAYLSQANLPKIVFPLVREMAATGARIRVPVAVACRVLRLSTQGYYKWVKNPVSQRDWDDAQLINAAVDIHGDDPGFGYRFIADELPARGISASENRVWRLCSAQRIFSIHSVKRGTGRKPGPPVHDDLLAIKTADRKEGGPGRDFSATGPNQKWLTDITEHPTSEGKLYLCAVKDCYSGRIVGYSIDSRMKSSLAASAIRNAISLRSPHRTILHSDRGSQFRSKKVVRLLKKNGLLGSMGRVGACGDNAAMESFFALLQKNVLNTRRWETREQLRLAIVTWIETKYHRRRRQRRLGKLTPVEFEMIYTTANAA; this comes from the exons ATGCCCAAGCCCTACCCACGAGAGTTCCGCGATGATGTCGTGGCGGTGGCCCGTAAGGGCGATGCGCCGTTGAATCAGATCGCCAAGGACTTCGGGATCTCTGATAGTTGTTTGGCGAACTGGATGAAGCAGGCCGATGTCGAGGATGGCAACCGTCCCGGCGTCACCGAGAAGCAGTCCGTTGAGGTGCGCGAGTTGAAGAAGCGCAACCGGTTGCTGGAGCAGGAGAACGAGGTCCTACGCCGCGCAGCGGCGTACTTGTCCCAGGCGAATTTGCCG AAAATAGTCTTCCCGCTCGTCCGTGAGATGGCCGCGACCGGTGCCCGCATCAGGGTGCCGGTCGCGGTGGCGTGCAGGGTCCTGAGGTTATCGACGCAGGGGTACTACAAATGGGTCAAGAACCCGGTGTCGCAGCGGGATTGGGACGATGCGCAGCTGATCAACGCCGCGGTAGATATTCACGGTGATGACCCGGGGTTCGGGTACCGGTTCATCGCTGACGAGCTGCCTGCTCGTGGGATCAGCGCGTCGGAGAACCGGGTATGGCGGTTGTGCTCGGCCCAGCGGATTTTCTCCATCCACTCGGTCAAGCGGGGCACCGGTCGCAAGCCGGGCCCGCCGGTGCACGATGACCTGCTCGCGATCAAGACCGCTGACAGGAAGGAGGGTGGTCCGGGTCGTGACTTCTCCGCGACCGGGCCGAATCAGAAGTGGTTGACCGATATCACCGAGCACCCCACGAGTGAAGGCAAGTTGTACCTGTGCGCGGTGAAAGACTGCTACTCCGGGCGGATCGTGGGCTACTCCATCGATTCGCGGATGAAGTCCTCGCTGGCGGCCTCGGCGATTCGTAACGCGATCAGCCTGCGATCACCACACCGGACGATCCTGCATTCGGATAGGGGCAGTCAGTTTCGGTCCAAGAAAGTCGTGCGCCTCCTGAAGAAGAACGGGCTCCTGGGCTCGATGGGACGGGTCGGTGCATGCGGTGACAACGCCGCGATGGAATCCTTCTTCGCGCTGCTACAGAAGAACGTGCTGAACACCCGACGGTGGGAAACCCGCGAGCAACTCCGCTTGGCGATCGTGACCTGGATCGAAACCAAATACCACCGCCGACGTCGACAACGACGCCTTGGAAAACTCACCCCGGTCGAATTTGAGATGATCTACACGACCGCAAACGCGGCCTAA
- a CDS encoding TusE/DsrC/DsvC family sulfur relay protein: MTDSTQWDEDLANVLAGAIGITLTEDHWKAIRFLREDFAEQGETATLRRISTRGGIPIKELFALFPKKPAKKMAYIAGLPKPHGCV, encoded by the coding sequence CTGACCGACTCGACGCAATGGGATGAGGACCTCGCAAACGTGCTCGCGGGCGCCATTGGCATCACCCTGACTGAAGATCACTGGAAAGCTATCCGCTTCCTGCGCGAAGACTTCGCCGAGCAAGGCGAAACCGCAACCCTGCGACGAATCTCCACCCGAGGTGGCATCCCCATCAAAGAGCTCTTCGCCCTCTTCCCGAAGAAACCGGCCAAGAAAATGGCGTACATTGCCGGCCTGCCCAAGCCGCACGGATGCGTCTGA
- a CDS encoding DsrE/DsrF/DrsH-like family protein, translating into MTATDLGPAIVPSFDNDDHEGRKLAIICSKGSLDMAYPGLIMANAALGEGIETHLFFTFWGFEIINKKTMGDLKFTMLGNTATHLPQGLGGLPGMTAMATSKLKKSIADLDVPEVPEFLKQIVASGGHLWACRMSADMNHLTNADLYDEVEGIISASDFIEKTAGAQMLFI; encoded by the coding sequence ATGACCGCCACCGACCTCGGACCCGCCATCGTCCCCAGCTTCGACAACGACGATCACGAAGGGCGCAAACTCGCCATAATCTGCTCCAAAGGCAGCCTCGACATGGCCTACCCCGGGCTCATCATGGCCAACGCGGCCCTCGGCGAGGGCATCGAAACCCACCTATTCTTCACCTTCTGGGGATTCGAGATCATCAACAAGAAGACCATGGGTGACTTGAAGTTCACGATGCTCGGCAACACCGCAACCCACCTGCCCCAGGGGCTGGGTGGCTTGCCCGGCATGACTGCCATGGCGACCTCGAAGCTCAAAAAGTCGATCGCCGACCTCGACGTACCCGAAGTGCCAGAGTTCCTAAAGCAGATCGTGGCTTCAGGGGGTCACCTGTGGGCCTGCCGAATGTCGGCCGACATGAACCACCTCACCAACGCCGACCTCTACGACGAGGTCGAAGGCATCATCAGCGCCAGCGACTTCATCGAGAAGACCGCCGGGGCACAGATGCTTTTCATCTAA
- a CDS encoding DUF4342 domain-containing protein, with amino-acid sequence MNGNDTTRHEDQNGPDRNQETFAHSAKVSGDAMTAKVKDLLHQGNVRRITVKNKQGHTVIEIPVTAGVVAAIAAPALTAVAAIAALASDWEIEVHHETKPDPANSCDNHRSQMGSWD; translated from the coding sequence ATGAACGGCAACGACACAACGAGACACGAAGATCAGAACGGTCCAGACCGAAACCAAGAGACATTCGCCCACAGCGCCAAGGTCAGCGGGGACGCGATGACCGCGAAAGTTAAGGACCTCCTGCATCAGGGCAACGTCCGGCGCATCACGGTCAAGAATAAGCAAGGACACACCGTGATTGAGATTCCCGTAACAGCCGGCGTGGTCGCGGCCATTGCAGCACCAGCACTTACAGCCGTCGCAGCGATCGCTGCCCTGGCCAGCGATTGGGAGATCGAGGTGCATCATGAGACCAAACCCGACCCCGCCAACAGCTGCGATAACCACCGCTCGCAGATGGGAAGTTGGGACTGA
- a CDS encoding YlcI/YnfO family protein, whose amino-acid sequence MTTMTPNEENAFYADPDHQVPQGPPVRRRAKLSEPVPVRFPEDLLREVRDHAAADDRSVSNWIRRAVEHELERSHR is encoded by the coding sequence ATGACCACCATGACCCCCAATGAAGAAAATGCCTTCTACGCCGACCCGGACCACCAAGTGCCTCAAGGGCCGCCGGTGCGTCGCCGGGCCAAGCTCAGCGAGCCCGTACCCGTGCGATTCCCCGAAGACCTCCTGCGCGAGGTCCGCGACCACGCCGCCGCCGACGACCGATCAGTCTCCAACTGGATCCGCCGGGCTGTCGAGCACGAGCTGGAACGCTCCCACCGCTGA